A single window of Ananas comosus cultivar F153 linkage group 19, ASM154086v1, whole genome shotgun sequence DNA harbors:
- the LOC109724606 gene encoding G-type lectin S-receptor-like serine/threonine-protein kinase LECRK3: MDTDATNPSLLFLFLLLLLLGRGLSLVAAKSYQNLTVGSSLSSSGPNSSIFSPSGDFAFGFWPLDANSSLFLLAVWFNATSPQVVVWFATNNTDPVQVPAKSTLQLTQASQLSLFDSNGQEVWSPDAANATGVSLLDSGNLVLYDSSGAFPWQSFQNPTDTILPGQSLAENSELRSKMSDSDFSPGRFELAVQGDGNLVFYPVAVPTGHKYHAYWASGTQYAKMLQLVFNSSGSLYYQVENNNQTALTSAAVYSPTDFYQHATLDPDGALRLYIYPKNNNNTKSTDKWNAVGMLPANLCQTIQADSDGGAAACGFNAYCSLDDDQSKQLKCECALGCKFVDTNRTYLGCIPDFAVQSCEQYQRSQYLFLEMPNTDWPGDSYEHYTPTDEDMCRASCLADCLCSVAVFRMPDCWKMKMPLTNGQQGMSVGGKALIKMPKTDASLPNQGPQNPITIVKKDRNTLILVISALLGSSGFLNVLFIIAAAIVSFSFCNRTKNKKNQIAQTMLRSNLRVFTYKELEEATDNFREELGSGGFGIVYKGALAAEFHMAIAVKKLDRAAAKESEQEFTNEVRSIAQTHHKNLVKLLGFCNEGNHRMLVYEYMSNGSLTSFLFGCTRPEWNKRAQIVLGIARGLLYLHEECTTQIIHCDIKSQNILLGDNFIPKISDFGLAKLLRADQTRTNTAIRGTKGYVAPEWFKNSAVTAKVDVYSFGILLLEIVCCRKNVQTEAATEETTVLAYWAYDCFKDGRLDLLVDSDEEAMFDIRRVERFVMVAIWCIQEEPSLRPSMRKVAQMLEGAVAVAVPPDPSSYISSIV; this comes from the coding sequence ATGGATACGGATGCAACGAACCCTTCTCTTCtattcctcttcctcctcctcctcctcctcggccgaGGGTTATCATTAGTCGCGGCAAAATCTTATCAGAACCTGACCGTGGGCTCCAGTCTCAGCTCGTCGGGGCCCAACTCCTCCATCTTCTCTCCATCCGGTGACTTTGCATTCGGCTTCTGGCCCCTTGACGCCAACTCCTCCCTCTTCCTTCTCGCCGTGTGGTTCAACGCCACCTCACCGCAAGTCGTCGTTTGGTTCGCCACCAACAACACCGATCCGGTGCAGGTGCCCGCAAAATCGACCCTCCAACTCACCCAGGCCAGCCAGCTCTCACTTTTCGACTCGAACGGTCAGGAAGTCTGGAGCCCAGACGCAGCTAATGCGACCGGCGTAAGTCTCCTCGACTCTGGGAACCTCGTTCTCTATGATAGCAGCGGAGCCTTTCCGTGGCAAAGCTTTCAAAATCCAACCGACACGATCCTCCCAGGTCAGTCCTTGGCCGAGAACTCAGAACTCCGATCCAAAATGAGCGACTCGGACTTCTCCCCAGGTCGGTTCGAGCTAGCAGTCCAAGGAGATGGCAATTTGGTCTTTTACCCGGTCGCCGTCCCCACCGGCCACAAATACCATGCATATTGGGCCTCCGGTACTCAATATGCCAAAATGTTACAGCTCGTTTTCAACTCATCCGGCTCGCTCTATTATCAGGTCGAAAACAACAACCAGACCGCACTCACCTCAGCTGCTGTATACTCCCCTACCGACTTCTACCAACATGCCACGCTAGATCCAGACGGTGCATTACGCCTTTATATCtaccccaaaaacaacaacaataccAAGTCGACCGACAAGTGGAACGCCGTCGGAATGTTGCCTGCCAACCTCTGCCAAACAATCCAGGCGGACAGcgacggcggcgccgccgcctgcGGGTTTAATGCGTACTGCAGCCTCGACGATGATCAATCAAAGCAGCTCAAATGTGAGTGCGCGTTAGGATGCAAGTTCGTCGATACAAATCGTACGTACTTAGGCTGCATACCAGACTTTGCCGTGCAGAGCTGCGAACAGTACCAGAGAAGTCAATACTTGTTCCTTGAGATGCCAAACACGGATTGGCCGGGGGACAGCTATGAGCACTACACACCAACCGATGAAGACATGTGTCGAGCATCATGCCTAGCCGACTGCTTGTGCAGTGTGGCCGTCTTTCGGATGCCGGACTGTTGGAAGATGAAGATGCCTTTAACCAATGGTCAGCAAGGGATGAGTGTAGGGGGGAAGGCTCttatcaaaatgcccaaaaccGATGCTTCCTTGCCTAACCAGGGCCCGCAGAATCCGATAACTATAGTGAAGAAGGATCGGAACACACTAATCCTCGTCATCTCCGCCCTCTTGGGTAGCTCCGGATTCCTCAACGTGCTCTTCATAATCGCCGCGGCTATCGTTTCCTTCTCCTTTTGCAATCGCACGAAAAATAAGAAGAATCAAATAGCGCAGACCATGTTGCGGTCGAACCTAAGAGTCTTCACATACAAAGAATTGGAAGAAGCCACCGACAACTTTCGAGAAGAGCTCGGCAGCGGAGGTTTCGGCATAGTATACAAGGGGGCCTTAGCCGCGGAATTCCACATGGCCATTGCCGTGAAGAAGCTGGATCGGGCGGCGGCCAAGGAATCCGAGCAAGAGTTCACGAACGAGGTGCGGTCGATCGCACAAACCCATCACAAAAATTTAGTCAAGCTACTCGGATTCTGCAACGAGGGGAACCATCGAATGCTGGTGTACGAGTACATGAGCAATGGCTCGCTAACAAGCTTTCTTTTCGGATGCACCCGGCCTGAGTGGAACAAAAGGGCCCAGATAGTATTGGGGATAGCAAGAGGTCTTTTGTACTTGCATGAAGAGTGTACTACCCAGATCATTCATTGCGACATCAAGTCTCAGAACATACTGCTCGGGGATAATTTCATCCCCAAGATATCAGACTTCGGGCTCGCGAAGCTCCTTCGCGCCGACCAGACTCGAACCAACACGGCCATCAGAGGAACCAAAGGGTACGTTGCACCCGAGTGGTTCAAGAACTCGGCGGTCACTGCGAAGGTCGATGTCTATAGCTTTGGTATCTTGCTACTAGAGATCGTATGTTGCAGGAAGAATGTTCAGACGGAGGCAGCAACGGAGGAGACAACAGTGCTTGCATATTGGGCTTACGATTGCTTTAAGGATGGCAGACTGGACCTCCTGGTGGACAGCGATGAGGAGGCGATGTTCGACATAAGGAGAGTGGAGAGATTTGTAATGGTAGCTATCTGGTGCATTCAGGAGGAGCCATCGCTGAGGCCGTCGATGCGGAAAGTGGCTCAGATGCTCGAGGGCGCGGTCGCCGTCGCCGTTCCGCCTGATCCTTCTTCTTACATCAGTTCAATCGTGTAA
- the LOC109724607 gene encoding uncharacterized protein LOC109724607, which translates to MGRPEGKVVMVTGASSGIGRELCLDLAAAGCRVVAAARRVDRLRSLCREIDGSRSPATPPAAAAAAVELDVSAGAAAIEAAVASAWDAFGRIDAVVNNAGVRGGVYSSLDWSEEEWNINMTTNLTGLWLVSKYVCRRMRDAKQKGSVINISSIAGLERGQLPRGVAYSASKAGVNSVTKVMALELGVHNIRVNSISPGLFKSEITEGLMQKQWLSNIATKTVPLRTFGTSNPAVTSLVWYLIDDSSEYVTGNVFIVDAGATLPGVPIFSSL; encoded by the exons ATGGGTCGTCCGGAGGGGAAGGTGGTGATGGTGACGGGGGCGTCGTCGGGGATCGGGCGCGAGCTCTGCCtcgacctcgccgccgccgggtgccgcgtcgtcgccgccgcgcgccgcgtCGACCGGCTCAGATCGCTCTGCCGCGAGATCGACGGCTCGCGATCGCCGGCGACtcccccggcggcggcggcggcggcggtggagctCGACGTgagcgccggcgccgccgcgatCGAGGCCGCGGTGGCGAGCGCGTGGGACGCGTTCGGGCGCATCGACGCCGTGGTGAACAACGCCGGGGTTAGAG GTGGCGTGTATTCGTCGCTAGATTGGTCTGAAGAGGAATGGAACATAAATATGACCACCAATCTAACCGGCTTGTGGCTGGTGTCGAAATACGTATGCAGAAGGATGCGCGATGCGAAGCAGAAAGGCTCGGTGATTAACATTTCGTCGATCGCTGGTCTCGAACGAGGACAACTGCCCAGAGGAGTCGCCTATTCCGCCTCAAAAGCCGGTGTTAATTCCGTCACCAAG GTGATGGCATTGGAGCTGGGGGTGCACAATATAAGAGTGAACTCTATAAGCCCAGGCTTGTTTAAATCTGAGATAACAGAGGGTCTCATGCAAAAGCAGTGGCTGAGCAACATCGCGACGAAGACCGTCCCGTTGAGGACGTTCGGAACATCGAACCCGGCGGTGACGTCTCTCGTGTGGTATCTCATCGACGACTCCTCGGAGTATGTCACGGGCAACGTCTTCATCGTCGACGCCGGGGCCACGCTACCGGGTGTCCCCATTTTCTCCTCTCTATAG